A region from the Francisella orientalis FNO12 genome encodes:
- the nadC gene encoding carboxylating nicotinate-nucleotide diphosphorylase: MSEIMLNTNQITSVPENVIKKLVAASLVEDIADGDITAQLAEDVDTTAFCITREDMVLCGKEFANEVINQVDKNIQIIWFYDDADKISADAKIFELRGNARSILTVERAILNFIQMLSATATATNNLVKLIADYKTKLLDTRKTIPCFRMAQKYAVKCGGGFNHRIGLFDAYLIKENHIRSAGGIAKAVSKAARLQPTKTIEVEVTNLEELNQAIQACANIIMLDNFSIEDINKAVKIAKDKVALEVSGNIDSNSIVEIAKTGVDFISVGAITKHITAIDLSMQVQL, translated from the coding sequence ATGTCTGAAATAATGTTAAATACTAATCAGATTACTAGTGTTCCAGAGAATGTTATTAAAAAATTAGTAGCAGCATCTTTAGTCGAAGATATTGCAGATGGTGATATTACTGCTCAGCTTGCCGAAGATGTAGATACGACAGCATTTTGTATTACACGTGAAGATATGGTCTTATGTGGTAAAGAGTTTGCTAATGAAGTCATAAATCAAGTAGATAAAAATATCCAGATAATATGGTTTTATGATGATGCAGACAAAATATCTGCTGATGCGAAGATTTTTGAGCTTAGAGGTAATGCTAGGAGTATTTTAACGGTAGAGAGAGCAATACTTAATTTTATTCAGATGCTCTCCGCTACAGCTACGGCAACGAATAATTTAGTTAAATTGATTGCTGATTATAAGACAAAGCTTCTTGATACGCGTAAAACTATTCCATGCTTTCGTATGGCTCAAAAATATGCTGTTAAATGTGGCGGAGGATTTAATCATCGCATAGGTTTATTTGATGCATATTTGATAAAAGAGAATCACATCCGTTCAGCTGGCGGCATTGCAAAAGCTGTTTCAAAAGCTGCTCGTTTACAACCTACAAAAACCATAGAAGTTGAGGTGACTAATCTTGAAGAGCTAAATCAAGCGATTCAAGCTTGTGCTAATATCATTATGCTAGATAATTTCTCAATTGAGGATATAAATAAAGCAGTCAAAATTGCTAAAGATAAGGTAGCGCTTGAAGTATCAGGTAATATAGATAGTAACTCTATAGTCGAAATAGCTAAAACGGGTGTGGATTTTATATCTGTAGGAGCAATTACTAAACATATTACAGCGATAGATTTATCTATGCAGGTTCAATTATAA
- the nadA gene encoding quinolinate synthase NadA, whose amino-acid sequence MLNQKLIKDKISQARQELSSLKIKDTEKQQYMHEIQELLKQHNACLVAHYYVDSEIQELAEKTDGFVGDSLAMAKFGLESECDTLVVAGVRFMGDSAKILSPKKKILMPTLEAECSLDLSCSNDEFKKFIEANPDREVVVYVNTSAEIKALADWTVTSSNALEICSHLHKQGKKLLWGPDRFLGDWIIKQTDADMLLYDGSCIVHEEFKAQALDDLMLEYPDAAVLVHPESPAEIIKRADTVGSTSQLIAASKEMDNYKFIIATDTGVFYKMKQLSPHKQFIPAPTAGRGATCQSCAKCPWMKLNQLKNLKDCLINQDNEIFVEETVRQKALIPLKRMINF is encoded by the coding sequence CTAGACAAGAATTATCTAGTTTGAAAATAAAAGATACTGAAAAGCAACAATATATGCATGAAATACAAGAGTTATTGAAACAGCATAATGCTTGCTTAGTAGCACATTATTATGTTGATTCAGAAATACAAGAATTAGCAGAAAAAACTGATGGTTTTGTCGGAGATTCGCTTGCTATGGCAAAGTTTGGGCTTGAAAGTGAATGCGATACTCTCGTGGTTGCGGGTGTTAGATTTATGGGAGATTCTGCTAAGATCCTAAGTCCTAAGAAAAAAATTCTTATGCCAACTTTAGAGGCGGAGTGCTCGCTAGATTTAAGCTGTAGTAATGATGAGTTTAAAAAGTTTATAGAAGCTAATCCTGATAGAGAAGTTGTTGTATATGTTAATACATCTGCAGAGATTAAAGCTCTAGCTGATTGGACGGTGACATCATCAAATGCTTTGGAAATATGTTCACATCTGCATAAACAAGGTAAAAAACTACTTTGGGGGCCTGATAGATTTTTAGGAGATTGGATCATAAAACAAACTGATGCTGATATGCTACTATATGATGGTAGCTGTATAGTACATGAGGAGTTTAAAGCACAAGCGCTTGATGATCTTATGCTTGAGTATCCTGATGCTGCGGTTTTGGTACATCCTGAGTCACCTGCTGAGATAATAAAAAGAGCCGATACAGTAGGATCAACTTCTCAATTAATAGCTGCAAGTAAAGAGATGGATAATTATAAGTTTATCATAGCAACTGATACAGGTGTGTTTTATAAGATGAAACAGTTATCACCACATAAACAATTTATTCCAGCACCTACAGCAGGTCGTGGTGCAACATGTCAATCCTGTGCAAAATGTCCATGGATGAAGTTAAATCAACTTAAGAATCTAAAAGATTGTTTGATTAATCAAGATAATGAGATATTTGTAGAAGAAACAGTGCGCCAAAAAGCTCTTATTCCTCTAAAAAGAATGATAAATTTCTAA